DNA sequence from the Streptomyces cinnabarinus genome:
TGCCGGGCCCTAGGCGGGCGGCTCCTGCGGGGCTTCGGTCGACTGTTCTTGGGGAGCCGGTGCCCGGGGCCGAGCGGGGGCGCGTCGCTGATCTTCGGCGACGCTAGGTTTCCCTATGCGCCGTTGGGGGCCCTAGGTACGTCTGAGGCCCCCCAGCGTCAGCATCAGCAATCTGTCCGCCAAGGTGGGATCCCCCGGCGTCGCCTCCGCCGCCAGTGCGATGGCGTGCGTCAGTTGCAGCAGGTCCCCGATGGCCACGTCCTCTCGGACCTTGCCCGCCTGCTGTGCTCTGGTCAGCAGCTCAGCCCCCGCCTCCCGGATGGGGTCGCTGCACCTCGCCAGGGCCGAGGTGTCGTCGTTGGTCACGGACATCAGAGCCCGGGACAAGCCTCTGTACTCGCTTGCGTGCTCGACCATTTCCCGCAGCCAGGTGACCAGGGCCGTGCAGGGTTCCGGGGCTTGCCGCAGTTCCCGGGCTCGGGCGAGGAGGTCGTTCACCGCGTCCTCGAAGACCGCGCTCAAGAGGGCGTCGCGGTGGGGGAAGTGGCGGTAGAGGGTGCCGATTCCGACGCCCGCGCGGCGGGCCACGTCCTCCAGGGAGGCGTCCGCGCCGTGCTGGGCGAAGGCGGTGCGGGCCTCGGTGAGCAGGCGCTCGTAGTTGCGGCGGGCGTCGGCGCGCATGGCGCGGGGAGCGACCCCG
Encoded proteins:
- a CDS encoding TetR/AcrR family transcriptional regulator; translated protein: MRADARRNYERLLTEARTAFAQHGADASLEDVARRAGVGIGTLYRHFPHRDALLSAVFEDAVNDLLARARELRQAPEPCTALVTWLREMVEHASEYRGLSRALMSVTNDDTSALARCSDPIREAGAELLTRAQQAGKVREDVAIGDLLQLTHAIALAAEATPGDPTLADRLLMLTLGGLRRT